ccccagccccggccccggccctgcaggccgccgcccccgcgcgctCGCACACCCCGGCCCGGGCGGGTTCGGGTCCGGGtccggcccgcgccccgcgcgccccgagcAGCCGCCGGCAACGCCACTTGTGGAGTTGTTCCCCGCGGCGCCCGTAACTTTGCAGCAAGCCCGGGAGAGGCCTGCTTTTATGCAGAAACCAGCCACCCGCGTGCGTGTAGGGAAGCCTCCGACTGCGGAGGGCCGGGCCGCCCCTTGCAAAAGCAACGCCTTGCaccccccacgcccaccccaaccctcgccctcgccctcgcccccgccccggagcctgtCTTGCAGACTGCAAAATTCAGTGGCCTTCTGAGGCGGAATTGGTTGCTCGCGGGAGGCGGGGagcttgctttttgtttctttcctttctctttcctgcgCTCCCCAGCTGAGACCGTTGCCCTCCCCTGCAGGAGCCGCCCCCTTGCACCCCCCATCCCCGGGCCTCGCGGGCAGGCTCCGCGCGCGCGCGGGGGGCTCGGCCAGCACCGCAGCGGGGCGCGGCGGGAGGAGGCGCCGGAGtcgccccggggccgcgggggaggAGCCGAGCGATGAACGTGGCCGCCAAGTACCGCCAGGCGTCCCTGTACGTGGGGGATCTCGACGCCGAGGTCACCGAGGACGCGCTGTTCCGGAAGTTCAGCGCCGCGGGGCCCGTGCTGTCCATCCGCATCTGCAGGGACCTGCTGACCCGCCGCTCGCTGGGCTACGCCTACGTGAACTTCCTGCGGCTGGCGGACGCGCAGCGGGCCCTGGACACCATGAACTTCGACGTGCTGCGGGGCCGGCCGCTCCGCCTCATGTGGTCCCAGCGCGACGCGCACCTGCGGAAGTCGGGCGTCGGGAACGTGTTCATCAAGAACCTGGACCGGTCCGTGGACGACAAGGCCCTCTTCGAGCGCTTCTCGGCCTTCGGGAAGATCCTGTCGTCCAAGGTGGTGAGCGACGAGCGCGGCTCCCGCGGCTACGCGTTCGTGCACTTCCAGGAGCAGAGCGCCGCCGACCGCGCCATCGAGCACATGAACGGGGCGCAGCTCCGCGGCTGCAGGCTCTTCGTGGGCCGCTTCCAGAGCCGCCAGGCCCGCGAGGCCGAGCTGCGCAGCCGCGCCGGCGAGTTCACCAACCTGTACATCAAGAACTTCGGCGGCCGCATGGACGACGCCAGGCTCAGGGCCGTGTTCAGCGAGTACGGCAAGACCCTGAGCGTCAAGGTGATGACCGACGCCAGCGGCAGGTCCCGCGGCTTCGGCTTCGTGAGCTTCGAGAGCCACGAGGCGGCCCGGCGGGCGGTGGAGGCTCCTGAACGGCAGGCAGGTGGACGGGCAGCCGCTGTTCGTGGGCCGCGCGCAGAGGAAGGCGGAGCGGCAGGCGGAGCTCAGGCGGGCCTTCGAGCAGCGGCAGCAGGACGGGCTCCGCAGGGCCCAGGGCGCCAAGCTCTACGTCAAGAACCTGGACGACGCCGTCGACGAGGACAGGCTGCGCAGGGAGTTTTCTGGCTTCGGAGCCGTCAGCAGGGTCAAGATCATGCGGGAGGAAGGGCGGAGCAAAGGCTTTGGCCtcatctgcttctcctctgccgaCGAGGCCGCCAGGGCCTTGGCCGAGATGAACGGCCGCGTGCTGGGCTCCAAGCCGCTGTCCATCGCCCTGGCCCAGAGGCCCTAGGAGGGCGGGACGGGCGCAGCCGCCGCGCTTGCAGACGCAGGGCTTGCAGCCGCGGGGCCTTGCAGCCAAAGGGCTTGCAGCCGCGGGGCCTTGCAGCCGCAGGTGCCTGCAGCCGCGGGGCCTTGCAGCCGCGGGGCCTTGCAGCCGCGGGGCCTTGCAGCCGCAGGGCTTGCAGCCGCAGGGCCTTGCAGCCGCAGGGCCTTGCAGTCAAAGGCCTTGCAGCCAAAGGGCCTTGCAGCCAAAGGCCTTGCAGCCGCAGGACCTCGCAGCCAAAAGCCTTGCAGCCAAAGGGCTTGCAGCCAAAGGGCTTGCAGCCGCAGGGCTTGCAGCTGAATGGGCTTGCAGCCAAAGGC
This portion of the Canis lupus dingo isolate Sandy chromosome 19, ASM325472v2, whole genome shotgun sequence genome encodes:
- the PABPC4L gene encoding polyadenylate-binding protein 4-like, which encodes MNVAAKYRQASLYVGDLDAEVTEDALFRKFSAAGPVLSIRICRDLLTRRSLGYAYVNFLRLADAQRALDTMNFDVLRGRPLRLMWSQRDAHLRKSGVGNVFIKNLDRSVDDKALFERFSAFGKILSSKVVSDERGSRGYAFVHFQEQSAADRAIEHMNGAQLRGCRLFVGRFQSRQAREAELRSRAGEFTNLYIKNFGGRMDDARLRAVFSEYGKTLSVKVMTDASGRSRGFGFVSFESHEAARRAVEAPERQAGGRAAAVRGPRAEEGGAAGGAQAGLRAAAAGRAPQGPGRQALRQEPGRRRRRGQAAQGVFWLRSRQQGQDHAGGRAEQRLWPHLLLLCRRGRQGLGRDERPRAGLQAAVHRPGPEALGGRDGRSRRACRRRACSRGALQPKGLQPRGLAAAGACSRGALQPRGLAAAGPCSRRACSRRALQPQGLAVKGLAAKGPCSQRPCSRRTSQPKALQPKGLQPKGLQPQGLQLNGLAAKGLAAAGPCSQRALQPKGLQPQGLAVKGLAAKGPCSQRACSQRALQPQRLAATRPCSRRALQLQGLQLNGLAAKGLAAKGPCSQRACSQRALQPQDLAVKGLAAKGLAAKGPCSQRALQPKALQPKGLVAKGLTNALAAAGLAVEGACSCRACSRRALQPQGLAAEGACSRRPAVAPALCPIYPTEDRKSQPRAAHASRLCDKSFCRQSYFSRVGGKNMNLASWIHLTEAPLPITILSL